One Nicotiana tomentosiformis chromosome 4, ASM39032v3, whole genome shotgun sequence genomic window carries:
- the LOC104101586 gene encoding actin-7-like isoform X3: MADVKDIQPLVIENGTRMSKAGFAGDDSPKAVFKTIVGRPRHTGVMVGMGHKDVYVGDEAHFKRGILTLKYPIEHGIVRGWDDMEQIWHHTFYNVLRIAPEEHPVLLTEAPRNPKVNREKMTQIIFETFNVPAMYVAIQALLSLYANGRITGIVLNSGTSISQTVPIYEGHALPHAISRLNLGGRHLTEYLWKILSESGFPFKSSFIDSSHMKKTIAYVALDFEQEIEKAKKSSKSVEKGYELPDRQVINIGAARFRCPEVLFQPSLIEMEATGIHEKIYNSIMRCDIDIRKDLFSNIVLSGGSTMFPGVAQRISKEITSLAPSSTKIEVVAPPERKYSAWIGGSILASLSTFKKMWITKAEYDEIGPSIVHRKCF; the protein is encoded by the exons GCCGGCTTTGCTGGGGATGATTCTCCAAAGGCTGTTTTCAAAACTATAGTTGGTCGTCCTCGTCACACTGGCGTCATGGTTGGAATGGGACACAAAGATGTCTATGTTGGTGATGAAGCTCACTTTAAAAGAGGTATATTGACTCTGAAATATCCCATTGAACATGGTATCGTAAGGGGCTGGGATGATATGGAGCAAATCTGGCACCATACATTTTACAATGTGCTCCGTATTGCTCCTGAGGAGCATCCCGTTCTTCTGACTGAGGCACCACGTAACCCCAAGGTTAACCGAgagaaaatgactcaaatcatTTTTGAGACATTCAATGTGCCAGCCATGTATGTCGCAATCCAGGCTCTTCTTTCTCTATATGCTAATGGTCGTATTACTG GTATTGTTCTTAACTCTGGTACTAGTATAAGCCAAACTGTCCCAATATATGAGGGACATGCACTTCCGCATGCTATCTCGCGGTTAAATCTTGGTGGCCGTCATCTTACAGAGTATCTATGGAAGATTCTCTCGGAGAGTGGTTTTCCATTTAAATCAAGTTTCATTGATAGTTCTCATATGAAGAAGACGATTGCTTATGTTGCACTGGATTTTGAACAAGAGATTGAAAAGGCAAAAAAAAGCTCAAAATCAGTTGAGAAGGGCTATGAGCTTCCTGATAGACAAGTCATTAATATTGGTGCAGCAAGATTCCGTTGCCCTGAAGTCCTCTTCCAACCATCGTTGATTGAAATGGAAGCAACAGGAATTCATGAAAAAATCTACAATTCAATCATGAGATGCGATATTGATATTAGGAAAGATTTATTTTCAAACATTGTGCTTAGTGGTGGCTCAACTATGTTTCCTGGCGTAGCACAACGTATTAGCAAAGAAATCACTTCTCTTGCTCCAAGCAGCACGAAGATTGAGGTGGTTGCACCACCTGAGAGGAAGTACAGCGCTTGGATAGGAGGATCAATTCTAGCTTCCCTCAGTACTTTCAAAAAA ATGTGGATAACAAAGGCCGAGTATGATGAAATTGGTCCCTCTATTGTCCACAGGAAGTGTTTCTAA
- the LOC104101586 gene encoding actin-100-like isoform X2, with protein MAHWKDDQPLVIYNATGRCMAGFAGDDSPKAVFKTIVGRPRHTGVMVGMGHKDVYVGDEAHFKRGILTLKYPIEHGIVRGWDDMEQIWHHTFYNVLRIAPEEHPVLLTEAPRNPKVNREKMTQIIFETFNVPAMYVAIQALLSLYANGRITGIVLNSGTSISQTVPIYEGHALPHAISRLNLGGRHLTEYLWKILSESGFPFKSSFIDSSHMKKTIAYVALDFEQEIEKAKKSSKSVEKGYELPDRQVINIGAARFRCPEVLFQPSLIEMEATGIHEKIYNSIMRCDIDIRKDLFSNIVLSGGSTMFPGVAQRISKEITSLAPSSTKIEVVAPPERKYSAWIGGSILASLSTFKKMWITKAEYDEIGPSIVHRKCF; from the exons ATGGCTCATTGGAAGGACGATCAACCGCTTGTTATCTACAACGCAACTGGACGGTGCATG GCCGGCTTTGCTGGGGATGATTCTCCAAAGGCTGTTTTCAAAACTATAGTTGGTCGTCCTCGTCACACTGGCGTCATGGTTGGAATGGGACACAAAGATGTCTATGTTGGTGATGAAGCTCACTTTAAAAGAGGTATATTGACTCTGAAATATCCCATTGAACATGGTATCGTAAGGGGCTGGGATGATATGGAGCAAATCTGGCACCATACATTTTACAATGTGCTCCGTATTGCTCCTGAGGAGCATCCCGTTCTTCTGACTGAGGCACCACGTAACCCCAAGGTTAACCGAgagaaaatgactcaaatcatTTTTGAGACATTCAATGTGCCAGCCATGTATGTCGCAATCCAGGCTCTTCTTTCTCTATATGCTAATGGTCGTATTACTG GTATTGTTCTTAACTCTGGTACTAGTATAAGCCAAACTGTCCCAATATATGAGGGACATGCACTTCCGCATGCTATCTCGCGGTTAAATCTTGGTGGCCGTCATCTTACAGAGTATCTATGGAAGATTCTCTCGGAGAGTGGTTTTCCATTTAAATCAAGTTTCATTGATAGTTCTCATATGAAGAAGACGATTGCTTATGTTGCACTGGATTTTGAACAAGAGATTGAAAAGGCAAAAAAAAGCTCAAAATCAGTTGAGAAGGGCTATGAGCTTCCTGATAGACAAGTCATTAATATTGGTGCAGCAAGATTCCGTTGCCCTGAAGTCCTCTTCCAACCATCGTTGATTGAAATGGAAGCAACAGGAATTCATGAAAAAATCTACAATTCAATCATGAGATGCGATATTGATATTAGGAAAGATTTATTTTCAAACATTGTGCTTAGTGGTGGCTCAACTATGTTTCCTGGCGTAGCACAACGTATTAGCAAAGAAATCACTTCTCTTGCTCCAAGCAGCACGAAGATTGAGGTGGTTGCACCACCTGAGAGGAAGTACAGCGCTTGGATAGGAGGATCAATTCTAGCTTCCCTCAGTACTTTCAAAAAA ATGTGGATAACAAAGGCCGAGTATGATGAAATTGGTCCCTCTATTGTCCACAGGAAGTGTTTCTAA
- the LOC104101586 gene encoding actin-7-like isoform X1: protein MMADGKDIRPLVIDNGTGIVKAGFAGDDSPKAVFKTIVGRPRHTGVMVGMGHKDVYVGDEAHFKRGILTLKYPIEHGIVRGWDDMEQIWHHTFYNVLRIAPEEHPVLLTEAPRNPKVNREKMTQIIFETFNVPAMYVAIQALLSLYANGRITGIVLNSGTSISQTVPIYEGHALPHAISRLNLGGRHLTEYLWKILSESGFPFKSSFIDSSHMKKTIAYVALDFEQEIEKAKKSSKSVEKGYELPDRQVINIGAARFRCPEVLFQPSLIEMEATGIHEKIYNSIMRCDIDIRKDLFSNIVLSGGSTMFPGVAQRISKEITSLAPSSTKIEVVAPPERKYSAWIGGSILASLSTFKKMWITKAEYDEIGPSIVHRKCF from the exons GCCGGCTTTGCTGGGGATGATTCTCCAAAGGCTGTTTTCAAAACTATAGTTGGTCGTCCTCGTCACACTGGCGTCATGGTTGGAATGGGACACAAAGATGTCTATGTTGGTGATGAAGCTCACTTTAAAAGAGGTATATTGACTCTGAAATATCCCATTGAACATGGTATCGTAAGGGGCTGGGATGATATGGAGCAAATCTGGCACCATACATTTTACAATGTGCTCCGTATTGCTCCTGAGGAGCATCCCGTTCTTCTGACTGAGGCACCACGTAACCCCAAGGTTAACCGAgagaaaatgactcaaatcatTTTTGAGACATTCAATGTGCCAGCCATGTATGTCGCAATCCAGGCTCTTCTTTCTCTATATGCTAATGGTCGTATTACTG GTATTGTTCTTAACTCTGGTACTAGTATAAGCCAAACTGTCCCAATATATGAGGGACATGCACTTCCGCATGCTATCTCGCGGTTAAATCTTGGTGGCCGTCATCTTACAGAGTATCTATGGAAGATTCTCTCGGAGAGTGGTTTTCCATTTAAATCAAGTTTCATTGATAGTTCTCATATGAAGAAGACGATTGCTTATGTTGCACTGGATTTTGAACAAGAGATTGAAAAGGCAAAAAAAAGCTCAAAATCAGTTGAGAAGGGCTATGAGCTTCCTGATAGACAAGTCATTAATATTGGTGCAGCAAGATTCCGTTGCCCTGAAGTCCTCTTCCAACCATCGTTGATTGAAATGGAAGCAACAGGAATTCATGAAAAAATCTACAATTCAATCATGAGATGCGATATTGATATTAGGAAAGATTTATTTTCAAACATTGTGCTTAGTGGTGGCTCAACTATGTTTCCTGGCGTAGCACAACGTATTAGCAAAGAAATCACTTCTCTTGCTCCAAGCAGCACGAAGATTGAGGTGGTTGCACCACCTGAGAGGAAGTACAGCGCTTGGATAGGAGGATCAATTCTAGCTTCCCTCAGTACTTTCAAAAAA ATGTGGATAACAAAGGCCGAGTATGATGAAATTGGTCCCTCTATTGTCCACAGGAAGTGTTTCTAA